TCCCCAAGATAATGTAAAGGTGATCCACATAGATACATTTGTAACCGTGTAATTCTGTTGTTAATAGTTACATTGAAGACTACACTTAAATTTGGCCGAAATGTTTCCGATGAATGATACACACCTGTGACCTGACATTTAGGATGTACTCTGTCTAATCAGATGTGATGCATgcatgttcattatattttttataaaacaatagttTTATTTAGCATAATATGTGTAAATGGTTATTTTTCTATTTGTATTGTACATATTTCATGCTTTGTGATCAGGGTAAGTGCATTTATCCAGTCGAACTACTAAGAGTTTTTGTTAACATTCCAGGATCAAAGATTTTATTTGCCTGTTTGCTCATCCTGTATggatttttctcttttttttttttctggttctgaaattttcacaaaaaatcaTGATTCACTAACTATTCGAACATTCCTTGTTATTTCATGCGTATATACAGGAATCCACTTTCCTGTAGTCTAATTCTGGATTATTACAAATGCAATATACGTGTATATTCTTTATCagtgttttaaaaataaaacttgagTTTTATCACATGAAACACCTTGAACACATACCGTATTGAGCCTTCATTAGCTGGAGTACAGCTATTACACAAATACCAAATGTGATGAcctacaatgtatttatttcacGACAATGGGACAGATTGTGTCCCCCGATTTTAGCCTGTCTATATATCTCCTATTAATATATTCATGAATGTGTATTTATGATTTTAACCTTTTGTAAGAGCACTAGCTGTACATTTAAGTTGTAATGCTATAtggatatttattttcattatgtgTACAATTTGTTGTTACCTTTCTCCTCCACATGAAAATGTTTCAACTTTGtgatattaattttgtattatcttAAAATGTAGGATTATATTGTAACGTGATCTGTATTTCCTTAAAAGATctcttattttttatattcaatcTGGTTATTTACATCATATGGTACTCCTCTctgaattttacattttatctaattttgaaattcacattaataatatgtaattaattatcaaGCAGTTATCAAAATTACACATCCCTTATGATTTCGGATTACAAGGAGTATTGTCCATGCTGCCTTATAATGTTGTATACTTGACCCAAAGAAATTATATCTATTTCAGCATTTTACCTTACCCGGAATAAAAAAACCTCATGTGACTAAGTAACTttttacacatgtatgtaacactGAACATTGTCAACACTATATCTAAAAATAAAGATTAATCGATTGTTGCAATTTGACGTATGGAATGTTTCTAAgatagaaataaaagaaaagagtGATTTACTTACTgatatatgtagtaaatatTCAGAATTAAAGAAGTTATGGTATCACACTttcatttcatatcaataacCAAGAAACAGGTATTTTACTGACACACAGTTTAGAACTTAATTGTATATGGGTTAAGATGTGGTAAGGTGGTATGGTCAAATGTGTGTGCATGTTGTGAATGGTTATAGAATTTAGTGATCACACAGATAAAACGAGTGCTGAGAAAGATTAGTGAGCAGACGGATGAAATGAGCAccattataaacaaaaattagGATCAGATTATCATGCAGTGGATGAAGTGAGGGATGCTGAAATAGCATTGGATGAAGTGAGGGATGCTGAAATAGCATTGGAGATGAAGTAAGGAATGCTGAAATAGCATTGGATGAAGTGAGGGATGCTGAAATAGCATTGGATGAAGTGAGGGATGCTGAAATAGCATTGGATGAAGTGAGGGATGCTGAAATAGCATTGGATGAAGTGAGGGATGCTGAAATAGCATTGGATGAAGTGAGGGATGCTGAAATAGCATTGGATGAAATGAGGGATGCCGAAATAGCATTGGATGAAGTGGGGGATGTTGAAATAGCATTGGATGAAATGAGGGATGCCGAAATAGCATTGGATGAAGTGAGGGATGCTGAAATAGCATTGGATGAAGTGAGGGATGCTGAAATAGCATTGGATGAAGTGAGGGATGATGAAATAGCATTGGATGAAATGAGGGATGCCGAAATAGCATTGGATGAAGTGAGGGATGCTGAAATAGCATTGGATGAAGTGGGGGATGTTGAAATAGCATTGGATGAATTGAGGGATGCTGAAATAGCATTGGATGAAGTGAGGGATGCTGAAATAGCATTGGATGAAGTGAGGGATGCTGAAATAGCATTGGATGAAGTGATGGATGCTGAAATAGCATTTGATGAAGTGAGGGATGCTGAAATAGCATTGGATGAAGTGAGGGATGTGGAAATAGCATTGGATGAAGTGAGGGATGTTGAAATGGCATTGGATGAAGTGAGGGATGCTGAAATAGCATTGGATGAAGTGAGGGATGTGGAAATAGCATTGGATGAAGTGAGGGATGCTAAAATAGCATTGGATGAAGTGAGGGATGCTGAAATAGATTGGATGAAGTGAGGGATGCTGAAATAGCATTGGATGAAGTGAGGGATGCTGAAATAGCATTGGATGAAGTGAGAGATGCTGAAATAGCATTGGATGAAGTGAGGGATGCTGAAATAGCATTGGATGAAGTGAGGGATGCTGAAATAGCATTGGATGAAGTGAGGGATGCTGAAATAGCATTGGATGAAGTGAGGGATGCTGAAATAGTATTGGATGAAGTGAGGGATGCTGAAATAGATTGGATGAAGTGAGGGATGCTGAAATATAGTTATCAAAAGAGTGAAGTGAATgctgtaaaaattaaaattacaaacttGTTTTTTCATCTTCCTTTCCCaacattgtgtgattgtgttaCATTGAAAATTGCATTCAACAGTAAGTCTATGTCGCActcaaattgaaaatatatatgtgcCGTAAGATTCATACGCACAAATCAAGAACAGCTttcaatatgttattcaccacaaAAGCATTACCATCAGCTTGGTAATTTCACTACTTACTACTGTACAATGCGTGAGTTTTAATTTGACAACAGTAAACCTCCGGTTAATTCGAACTTGTAGATAGTTCGAACACGTAATTTTTTTTCAGGAAAACTGTGATTTTTCAGCTAGTCATAGTTCGAACACTGACTCTTTATAACAAATCCTATTTCAAATAGTTTGAACATGTCAAATTATGATCGTAAGAGTAAGGATTTTTGTCGGCATATCGGAAGTCAAATATAGTTCAAAATGGagttttggcagtactgccaaaaaacACTAGTCTACAGTGCAGTAAAATTAATACACAGGGTAAAACCATGAAGCCAAGTTTTTGTCTAAAGTGTTGTCAGTAATTATTGACTTTTTTAGATATGTTTTTATCCTAAAACATAGAGcataaaaacaataactattATGATGCATAGATCTGTTTCGTAACTAATGTCTATAGAGCATCATACATGTGCCTTCgaatgattttcaaaattttattgatcaaaacttattgttttcaatatattactgaagaaaaaagccatgtcaaaattttcgtccagttatggcacatataacatacaaattcaCCAGATAACAGTTTGGTTATGTGAGCTACTAGTATAAATCTCGCCTTTATCTTACAGGATGTCCTGGCGGACATTTGTTGAAAACTAGTCATTCATAGAAATTATCTTATGGAAATTCTAACCTAAAGACAACAGACACTATGTGTACAAACCgacgaaagaaaaaaaaaacaccttagTCCAATGTTGTGACAAAATTAATACCAATCCGTTGTGTAAGGTCTGTCAAAAGAAATGATTGTGATTATTGTTATACTTGGTGTAACATGAATACTTGAACTTTTGATAAACTGTATTGTCACTATTGAATAAATGTGTATGCTGGTCAGGCAATTAACTGAATATGCACTTGTGTATGTTTTCATTAAATTCCAGTTAATGATAAAAAGCGAGGAATGCATACAATTGAGAGTTTATATCGGTCTATAAACAAGAAGCAGAATTACAGTGCAATTAAAATTTACAGTAGCCAGGAAATGGAAAGTCAGTTGGAAGTTATCCAATAGTATTTTAGAACTGCACAAGATAGACGGCCTGATTCCTGTTACCAACATTCGTGAGCTTGGGAAAgaactatgtatatatcatcGGAGAGGAAAACCTACTGAAGTTGATTTTTGTTGCGAACagattatttaaagatgctccaccgctgacaaatgttattttttcacttaaaaaactggagcagacgatttggtatttttcttctgatacaaaagttacttactttacaccattaccatcattgaaaagtttgagattctaattttaccttaagttaaaaatattaaaaataattaattgtatcccgaaaaaattccgtggcactatatctcacatgtaatgaagtactgattgcgcatgcaccaaaggcaaaataaattatttaacattattttttgtgttgattagacatatgtacacgcgattaaacacaaattattgttcaaatgaggaATATCatatatgctctgtcggcggtggagcatctttaaggggCAGGCGGTACAACGTATATAATAAGGGTGACGATCAAAACCCGACATCTTGTATTTAAAAAGCCTTTCGAAAGGTTGTCGACTCAATCTGCTGATGAAATGCCTATGTAAACCGTGTGAGAACTTTATATTCAGAATTGGAGAAAGCCTTTCACATGGATGTTCCGCTTACCAAATGCTAATGAGTGGTGAGACGGATGTCGGGCATCTTAGTACCACCAACATAGACACATTGAAGAAACTTTGTATATCTACTAGgattattaaaaaaagaaaaaagaaaacctTCGTCCTCCTTCAGGAAATGTTAATGAATTTGTATATTAACTCATTGAAAGTTTACTTAACTAATGATGCAAAATTATCACGATAAACACTTAGTTTATATAACTATAACTTAAAGAAGTGTACTTAGAATTAGAAAATACCGTAATGTGAAATGTGTGTATTAAGGATGTCAATACGTTTGTGTTtaaggtatataattatgttttctctgtacattgtaaatgtgaAAGAAAATGAGAGTGCATTTTAAAGAACAGGAATGAAGAAGCTCCAGGTGCAATACTTAATCTCTGTCGTTATAGGTTGATGTGGGGATGTCAAATGGCAATTGTGGAAGCAGCGAATCCAATGGATCCGCGTCATAGAATGGCGACCAAGACAGATTTTGATCCTCTGAAACTTCTAATCGAAAAAATGCTTTCCAAATAACACATGAAGAAGCTAAATATTAAATTGCAAATAAACAGGGAGGGATAAAAACAATACAGAATGAAGTTGCAAGTACAATACGTGTTCGATATTGTCTAAGAGAGTGCGGCAAACGTTGATAAGTgtgcttaatttcgcgatttgttAGAACCTTTCGTAGTAGTGAAATTTTCGCGATAAGTAGAACTTCAGGCTCTCCGcaatatatagtttataaactgttataaacaaataatgttcGATGgattttttgttgtaaaatgaCAATGCCAATATAAGTGTAAAATTGCTCTCGCGTGAATCTCTTTGTTTTCGGTAATGAGATTACTGCAATTGAATCACGCCAtcatatcaattttaaattagTATGGCAGAATTAAAAAGTTTATGCTCACACAATGACTAAACAATACACACAATGctgataaaattgtatttactAGATGTCAAAATCTTAAAGATGTGTAATAAAGCATCAATAATAGAGTTCCGTCAAAATCGATAAAGTTAAAAAGACAGAATTGAGACTGTAAAAGCTCCAATAGGAAACAGTTGGTAATCATAGACAGTCAGTGTTGGGGATAATGACAACGAGACAACGAGAACGAAGAATTGTGGGTAGCTCTAGTGGAACTTTGAACAAGATGGAATCAATATGAaggaaatatacatgtaccccgAAGCAATTTAAAGCAATGGTATGGACTATAACAATGACCTGCAATATAGAATGGAAACAGGGAAGTGGATGCCAtggataaaaaaatatatgagaaAAGGCAAGCAACAGCGTGGAGacgattaataaaataaaagggAGACAACAATAAAATGAGGTAGAAGTGTACATCAAATTCTACAGTGGACAGATAGCTAGAATAAAGGTGTTTAGATCATTTTCATGTTCAATTTTCTCAAACAGTTCTAGTTGAATTGTTCCATTTATATCGTGTTGGAAAGTAGGTTTGATGTAAACGCTCTTACCTTGCTAATAAATGTCTACTCGGTGTCTGCCATGTTCTAATTTCTCCATTGCAAGACAactttttcgggatgtaatatatttttctgtCGTCATTTCGTCATCGTCTTTCAATTGTCATCCTGTGCATCTTCCCGACATTTAAAGACGGTTAATGGACAGTGGATAGTTATTTTGTCAGTTGTCATTTTGGTGTAATTTGCATGGTGTTTTGCACTGTAAACATTACACACATGTTTAGTTCACGGAGTTGTCGACGTCCTTGAATGTCGCTGGTGcgatgtaaaacaaaatcaaccCATCATGTGAACTTGACAGTATACCTGTATTCAGTATTAATGCTCTCTAGTGGTTGTGTAACTGGCATTTTACACATAGTTCAACATATCCAAGCAGAATATTTGAACGAATTGTGCACGTTATGTTCACGAATCGATACACCTACCAAGAGCACAAATCTTTTAGAACTCTCTGATATAAAATACACACCAGTTACAATCAGCAATAACTATCAAAACAAATAACGAATATGGTTCTACAGCCTTCATTTAGTTTACGTAAAGTTAAAAGACATGTATCCTTTTATGTCGCGCGCTTCTGAGGccaaaatgttttgatttaaaatctataacaatatcagaaaaaatgatatatttgaatGTTTTTCAACGGCTAATTACACTGTATTAAACGAtgctgataaaatatttttatttgaatctTCAATATAAATCTTCGAGATAGAAGAATCAATAAAATAAGAGGCGAGATATAGAAGAATATTTTATAGGAAGATTTATAGAAAGGTACAAATGTAGGTTTGCATTACTCACTGTAATAGGAATAACATTGCAATGGGAATAGGAATGTAAGGATAAGAATAcaatgaaaatatgtatttcgTTCACATATTTCGAGTGTAGATAAATGGATATTCAATATGATATGTTCAAGGTAGATGTTCTTAttgacaaaataattattttctattatataTTCTAAACATAACCTGTAAATAACATTTCTTTATTCAAATACTATTTCTTATTCATGGATAATGaaacaatttgattttataaatagtTGACACGAGCAAACTTGTTATAGATCCCCTTAGTGTCtgagaaatatacattttcacGGATGTTAACATTTATGACTACGCCGTACCGACACGTACTTATATCGAATCAAGAAAATATTTCCAAGAAAAACCACGAGACCTGCTAACAAGACAAGATGGATGATATATTGCCGCTCGCAATGTTAACGTAATTGAAATAAGCCGTGTGGTGACGTTCTGTTATTTCACAGTCACACTACGCTTAACAAGTGTTTTCGCTTAGTAAACGAGTGAATTCCCGGTGATATACACATTCTCTGTTTCGACAGCATTACCTTTATAAATACATTAGATATGGAGGTTACCTTCATACCATAACGTACAAATGTAATAGCAATTTTCATAGGTTCAAAATGTTGTTGGCTGGTTGAATAGACTTTGGCTTAGATAGCAACATGCAGACACACCCAGATACCATGATATGGAAATTTGTATGCAATGAAGTGCATGTTTTAATGTCTGTACGTttcgggaggctgtggtatattcgtgttatgtctcaTTGTTATTGTGTTACTACTACCCTCTTTAGAGCACCATTTCAATGGAGTACGCATGGACAACAGCAAAACCGACCCTGTCACATTATTCTGATAGCGGACAAAACATTTATCCCAATTCCAATGTGGGAATGAAAACAATGGTTTTCTATAGTTTGCTATTTTCATTTCCCGTGTAACCATCATTATTTTGGAACTCGCCGATGCTATAGTAATTAAGTATTAAATGGTTCAGCTCTCTGCCACAAATCCAATTTGCTTACGTCCTAGTAAACTATTAATTAAGCCTATTTATAGTAACGGTTTGTTTACAGGCGAATCTCTTTTccattataattttattttctaagctagataaatataaacttttttattattttacatcgattgcgaaacaattaagttatacaacttatacaaatcactttcgatggcccggatgaaaGCGCGCGAAGGGTCTTAGAGTGGGAGGAAAGCGGAGTGcctggagaaaacccacgtgatcgggaaggtgacccctga
This genomic window from Argopecten irradians isolate NY chromosome 4, Ai_NY, whole genome shotgun sequence contains:
- the LOC138322208 gene encoding ribosome-binding protein 1-like, coding for MCIGDEVRNAEIALDEVRDAEIALDEVRDAEIALDEVRDAEIALDEVRDAEIALDEVRDAEIALDEMRDAEIALDEVGDVEIALDEMRDAEIALDEVRDAEIALDEVRDAEIALDEVRDDEIALDEMRDAEIALDEVRDAEIALDEVGDVEIALDELRDAEIALDEVRDAEIALDEVRDAEIALDEVMDAEIAFDEVRDAEIALDEVRDVEIALDEVRDVEMALDEVRDAEIALDEVRDVEIALDEVRDAKIALDEVRDAEIDWMK